Proteins co-encoded in one Bacillus infantis NRRL B-14911 genomic window:
- a CDS encoding 3-hydroxyacyl-CoA dehydrogenase, with translation MHMKNISAVVTGGASGLGEAAARRIIEKGGRVCIVDMSGDKGSSIQKELGSSCLFVKADVTDAHQASEAFNSAIERFGSINVCINCAGIAAGQKVISKRGVHDLELFSKVISVNLIGTFNMIRLVAEKMKNNEPDEGGERGVIISTSSVAAFEGQVGQAAYSASKGGVASMTLPIARELAEYGIRVMAIAPGLFHTPMFDSLPEEAKSALGKTVPFPRRLGFPEEFALLAQSIIENPMLNGETIRLDGAIRMQPK, from the coding sequence ATGCATATGAAAAACATATCAGCTGTTGTAACTGGCGGTGCATCAGGACTGGGCGAGGCTGCAGCAAGAAGGATCATAGAGAAGGGAGGCAGAGTTTGCATTGTTGATATGTCTGGTGACAAGGGCAGCAGCATTCAAAAAGAGCTTGGCAGCAGCTGCCTGTTTGTCAAAGCAGATGTTACAGATGCCCATCAAGCGTCCGAAGCTTTCAACTCAGCCATTGAGAGGTTTGGTAGCATAAACGTATGCATTAACTGCGCAGGCATTGCAGCGGGTCAAAAGGTAATAAGCAAAAGGGGGGTACATGATCTCGAATTATTCTCAAAAGTAATATCAGTCAATTTGATTGGCACCTTCAATATGATCCGGCTGGTTGCAGAAAAGATGAAGAATAATGAACCAGATGAAGGAGGGGAAAGAGGAGTCATTATCAGCACCTCTTCTGTTGCTGCCTTTGAAGGGCAGGTCGGGCAGGCAGCCTACAGTGCTTCCAAAGGAGGCGTGGCAAGCATGACCCTTCCGATTGCCAGGGAACTGGCTGAATACGGCATTAGGGTGATGGCAATTGCCCCTGGCCTGTTTCATACTCCCATGTTTGATTCTTTGCCTGAGGAAGCAAAGTCTGCACTTGGCAAAACGGTCCCGTTTCCCCGCCGTCTTGGCTTTCCAGAGGAATTTGCTTTGCTGGCACAAAGTATAATAGAAAACCCGATGCTCAATGGAGAGACCATCCGGCTTGACGGGGCAATCCGCATGCAGCCGAAGTGA
- a CDS encoding acyl-CoA dehydrogenase family protein, with product MVIKTGFLKEEHQIFQKALKKFLEKEAYPFYGQWEQERLIPRDFWRKMGEQGFLCPDLDEVYGGSGTDWGFSVIINEELERVGSGLVGFGLHNDIAVPYLSEFGSEKQKNRWLPKCASGDIITAIAMTEPGAGSDLAGISTTAVDEGDYYLLHGQKTFITNGMHADLVIVACKTDPQAVPKHKGISLLAVERGCKGFSRGRKLDKIGLHSQDTAELIFEDCLVPKENLIGEEGQGFQYMMKKLQQERLVVAIAAQAASEVMLELTLSYVKSREAFGRPVGNFQNTQFKMAEMATDIEMGRSFLDTLNKEHVEGKDITQKVSMAKWKLTDNARRIAAECLQLHGGYGYMEEYEIARRYRDIPVASIYAGTNEIMKSIIAKGLGL from the coding sequence ATGGTTATAAAAACAGGATTTCTTAAAGAGGAACATCAGATTTTTCAAAAGGCCTTAAAGAAATTTCTGGAGAAGGAAGCCTATCCCTTCTACGGTCAATGGGAGCAAGAGCGGCTTATACCAAGGGATTTCTGGAGGAAGATGGGAGAGCAGGGTTTTCTCTGTCCTGATTTAGATGAAGTATACGGAGGCAGCGGAACTGACTGGGGTTTTTCCGTCATTATAAATGAAGAATTGGAAAGAGTAGGTTCAGGGCTGGTTGGCTTTGGACTGCATAATGATATAGCTGTTCCCTACCTTTCTGAATTTGGTTCTGAGAAACAGAAAAACAGGTGGCTCCCCAAATGTGCTTCCGGTGACATTATTACAGCGATTGCGATGACAGAACCTGGTGCAGGTTCCGATCTTGCAGGGATCAGTACGACAGCCGTTGACGAAGGTGATTATTATCTTCTCCACGGGCAAAAAACATTCATCACAAATGGGATGCACGCCGATCTGGTTATTGTCGCCTGCAAAACAGATCCTCAAGCGGTCCCCAAACATAAGGGAATCAGCCTGCTTGCGGTAGAAAGGGGATGCAAGGGTTTTTCGAGGGGGAGAAAACTGGATAAAATCGGCCTTCATTCTCAGGATACGGCTGAGCTAATCTTTGAAGACTGTCTTGTTCCTAAAGAAAATCTGATTGGAGAAGAAGGGCAAGGGTTTCAATATATGATGAAAAAGCTGCAGCAGGAAAGGCTTGTAGTTGCCATTGCTGCACAAGCTGCTTCTGAAGTCATGCTGGAGCTTACATTATCTTATGTGAAAAGCAGGGAGGCCTTCGGCAGACCGGTCGGAAATTTCCAGAACACCCAATTTAAAATGGCAGAAATGGCCACTGATATCGAGATGGGAAGAAGCTTCCTCGACACCTTGAATAAGGAGCATGTGGAAGGCAAGGATATCACGCAAAAAGTTTCTATGGCTAAATGGAAGCTGACTGATAATGCCAGAAGGATAGCAGCTGAATGCCTTCAGCTTCATGGCGGCTATGGATATATGGAAGAGTATGAGATTGCAAGAAGGTACAGGGATATTCCGGTTGCGAGCATTTATGCCGGTACCAATGAAATCATGAAATCCATCATAGCCAAAGGGCTTGGCCTTTAG
- a CDS encoding thiolase family protein has product MREAVIAEAVRTPIGKKNGVLKNIRPDELAAFILKELTERAGLNPSLVDDVIMGCVSQTGEQAGDIARIASLIAGFPVEVPGVSIDRQCGSSQQAVHFAAQAILAGDMDIVIAGGVESMSRVPIGSSFQGAKLSENLKRKHEMIHQGLSAERIAEKYGFSRQQLDEYSLESHEKALKAQAEGKFQSEIAPIKALQDDGTMFIASEDSGPRKDTSLELLGTLKPAFMENGRIHAGNSSQISDGAAALLIMSREKAESLGLRPRFRILTRTVVGSESTLMLTGPIPATEKALQKAGLSIGDIDIFEVNEAFASVPLAWLKETGADPAKLNPNGGAIALGHPLGASGARIMTGLIYELERTGGRYGLQTMCEGYGMANATIIERL; this is encoded by the coding sequence ATGAGGGAAGCTGTTATTGCTGAAGCTGTGCGGACGCCGATAGGAAAGAAGAATGGCGTACTGAAGAATATAAGGCCAGATGAGCTTGCAGCTTTCATATTGAAAGAGCTGACTGAGAGGGCGGGCCTCAATCCTTCTTTAGTTGATGATGTCATCATGGGCTGTGTCAGCCAAACCGGTGAGCAGGCAGGTGATATAGCGAGGATTGCCTCTTTGATTGCCGGATTTCCTGTTGAGGTACCTGGTGTATCCATTGACAGGCAATGCGGTTCAAGCCAGCAGGCAGTCCATTTTGCAGCGCAAGCAATACTCGCGGGGGATATGGATATCGTCATAGCCGGCGGAGTGGAGAGCATGTCCCGTGTTCCAATTGGCAGCAGCTTTCAGGGAGCCAAATTAAGTGAAAATCTTAAAAGGAAGCATGAGATGATCCACCAGGGCCTTTCAGCAGAGAGAATCGCAGAAAAATACGGATTCTCCAGGCAGCAGCTTGATGAATATTCTCTTGAAAGCCACGAGAAAGCGCTGAAAGCACAGGCAGAGGGCAAATTCCAAAGTGAGATTGCCCCAATTAAGGCGCTGCAGGATGATGGGACAATGTTTATTGCATCAGAGGATTCCGGACCGCGGAAGGACACATCACTTGAGCTGCTGGGAACCTTGAAGCCGGCATTCATGGAGAATGGCAGGATCCATGCAGGCAATTCCAGCCAGATAAGCGACGGGGCAGCTGCCCTTTTGATCATGTCAAGGGAGAAGGCAGAGAGTCTTGGGCTTCGTCCGAGATTCCGTATCCTTACAAGAACGGTGGTAGGATCAGAATCGACCCTAATGCTGACAGGGCCGATTCCGGCAACGGAAAAGGCGCTGCAAAAAGCAGGGCTCTCAATCGGGGATATTGATATATTTGAAGTGAATGAAGCCTTTGCTTCAGTGCCTCTTGCGTGGCTGAAGGAGACTGGAGCCGATCCGGCTAAGCTGAATCCAAACGGCGGAGCCATTGCACTCGGCCACCCGCTCGGCGCAAGCGGCGCAAGGATCATGACAGGGCTGATCTATGAACTGGAAAGGACAGGAGGGAGGTACGGGCTGCAGACAATGTGCGAAGGCTATGGAATGGCAAATGCGACCATCATAGAACGCTTGTGA
- a CDS encoding fatty acid--CoA ligase, translating to MTVTIGRILDLAVMKFPAKEAVYDVRKNRRYTYSEWNLRINRVAHALAAEGVSKGDRVSVFLYNTEELAAVFFACAKIGAVFNPINFRLQAEEAAYILRDASPKVLIYEEALEPVVSALEGQFPATAFWYIDEEPPSYAASFDEKVSQASDSPVFADVSEDDDYAIMYTSGTTGRPKGVIHTHRHMAEQSLTVIAATKLEPSDKGLVTAPMFHCAELHCAFLPRVHVGAGNIILHQFNPKKVLQLIEEEGITKFFAAPTMWNMILQEDLMAYCLDSLKLGLYGAAPMAPALVKLCREKLGILLVQAYGMTEMGPAITFLSEHDQLSKAGSAGQACLNHEIRIVRPNDNGPSNPEDILPAGEAGEIIVKGPSMMKGYYNMKETTEKALYKGWYHSGDIGALDEDGYLWVRDRVDDMIISGGENIYPREIEDVLFEHSGVLDAAVIGQPDDRWGETVTAFVVKKDPSVSEEELDSWCKESSRLANYKRPRKYIFCESLPRNASGKLQKFVLRSELSQSAQS from the coding sequence ATGACAGTGACGATAGGAAGGATTTTAGATCTTGCTGTAATGAAATTTCCGGCAAAAGAGGCAGTGTACGATGTCAGGAAGAACAGGCGATACACTTATAGTGAATGGAATCTGCGCATCAACCGGGTCGCACATGCGCTCGCTGCTGAAGGTGTCAGCAAGGGGGACAGGGTTTCTGTTTTTTTATATAACACAGAGGAATTGGCGGCAGTCTTTTTCGCCTGTGCTAAAATCGGGGCCGTTTTCAATCCAATCAATTTCCGCCTTCAGGCTGAAGAAGCAGCATATATCCTTAGAGATGCCAGCCCGAAGGTTCTAATTTACGAAGAGGCACTTGAACCAGTGGTTTCCGCTCTTGAAGGACAATTTCCTGCAACAGCTTTCTGGTATATTGATGAGGAGCCGCCTTCCTATGCGGCCTCATTTGATGAAAAAGTCTCGCAAGCCTCTGACAGCCCGGTTTTTGCTGATGTCAGTGAAGATGATGATTATGCGATCATGTATACAAGCGGAACGACCGGCCGGCCTAAAGGAGTCATTCATACACACAGGCATATGGCTGAACAGAGCTTGACGGTTATTGCAGCGACAAAGCTTGAACCCTCTGACAAAGGGCTGGTCACTGCACCGATGTTTCATTGTGCAGAGCTGCATTGCGCCTTTCTTCCCCGCGTCCATGTAGGGGCTGGAAATATCATCCTCCATCAATTCAACCCGAAAAAGGTGCTGCAGCTGATAGAGGAGGAGGGAATCACTAAGTTTTTCGCTGCTCCGACTATGTGGAATATGATATTGCAGGAAGATCTTATGGCTTACTGCCTGGACAGCCTGAAACTTGGCTTGTACGGGGCTGCGCCGATGGCCCCGGCACTTGTTAAGCTGTGCAGGGAGAAGCTTGGTATCTTATTGGTCCAGGCTTACGGAATGACAGAGATGGGACCGGCCATCACATTCCTTTCTGAGCATGATCAGCTTTCAAAAGCAGGCTCTGCCGGCCAGGCATGCCTGAATCATGAGATCAGGATTGTCAGGCCGAACGATAACGGGCCATCAAATCCCGAAGATATCCTTCCTGCAGGGGAAGCAGGAGAAATCATTGTCAAAGGTCCCAGCATGATGAAGGGATATTACAATATGAAAGAAACAACAGAAAAAGCATTATATAAAGGATGGTACCATTCAGGGGACATCGGTGCTTTAGATGAAGATGGCTACCTATGGGTAAGGGACAGGGTGGATGACATGATCATCAGCGGCGGCGAGAATATCTACCCGAGGGAAATTGAGGATGTCCTGTTTGAACATAGCGGAGTCCTGGACGCAGCAGTCATCGGCCAGCCGGATGACAGGTGGGGAGAGACTGTGACGGCATTCGTTGTTAAAAAAGATCCTTCTGTATCAGAGGAAGAATTGGACAGCTGGTGCAAGGAAAGCAGCAGGCTTGCCAATTATAAGCGGCCGAGAAAATACATTTTCTGTGAAAGCCTGCCGCGGAACGCGAGCGGAAAACTGCAGAAATTTGTGTTGAGGAGTGAACTGTCCCAATCAGCACAATCGTGA
- a CDS encoding DUF421 domain-containing protein, producing MFLFIKILVLYLVTIAIMRLMGKSSIVQMTPYDLVAIIIVGTVASEPLISTEFWPTIGSLAILVVLHICFSYLTLNQIGNKFFLGEPSILIKDGEIIEDQLEKAHLSVSQVLSILRSKGFPKVSDVEYAVLEPIGEISVIPKTENTPVTVEHLNINIEDEGLPVSVIVDGKIQLRNLKLLHLSKDWLTKKLDENSLSAKDILYAFVNEKTKTLIVNKRGKGKLTIKDHRRQEK from the coding sequence TTGTTTCTGTTTATAAAAATTCTGGTATTATACCTTGTAACTATTGCAATCATGCGGCTGATGGGGAAGTCTTCCATTGTACAGATGACACCCTATGACCTTGTCGCCATTATCATTGTCGGCACTGTCGCATCCGAACCCTTGATCAGCACAGAATTTTGGCCTACCATTGGCTCCCTGGCCATCCTGGTTGTGCTTCATATCTGTTTTTCTTACTTAACCTTAAACCAGATTGGGAACAAATTCTTTCTGGGAGAGCCATCTATCCTGATTAAGGATGGTGAAATCATTGAAGATCAGCTTGAAAAAGCGCATTTGTCAGTCTCACAGGTTTTATCGATCCTGCGGAGCAAAGGATTTCCCAAAGTTTCTGATGTTGAGTATGCTGTACTGGAACCAATCGGGGAAATCAGCGTAATTCCCAAGACGGAAAATACCCCTGTTACTGTCGAGCATCTCAACATTAATATTGAAGATGAAGGCCTGCCTGTTTCTGTCATAGTCGACGGAAAGATTCAGCTCAGAAATTTAAAGCTTCTGCATCTTTCAAAAGATTGGCTGACAAAAAAACTGGATGAGAACAGCCTTTCAGCTAAAGACATCCTCTATGCTTTTGTAAATGAAAAGACAAAGACCCTGATTGTAAACAAAAGAGGAAAAGGCAAACTAACGATCAAGGATCACCGCAGACAGGAAAAATAG
- a CDS encoding manganese catalase family protein, translated as MFKRINRLAIELPEPSHGDMNAAAAVQELLGGKFGEMSTLNNYMFQSFNFRSKKKLKPFYDLVASITAEEFGHVELVTNAINLLSKGNTFPGDPDIAPLQNGKDARNTYHFIASAQTGLPGDSMGRAWTGDNVFSSGNLVLDLLHNFFLEVGARTHKMRVYEMTDHPVAREMIGYLLVRGGTHILAYAKALDIATGVDLTKMLPIPDLSNSRFDAARKFEEKGLSNVLYTWSDTDFKGIGQIWKGTNPENGEPLKVIYGTPEGGPVPDLDELPEEFAPGITKDDYERIAKRLLEGL; from the coding sequence ATGTTCAAGAGAATAAACAGGCTGGCAATTGAACTCCCTGAGCCTTCTCACGGTGACATGAATGCTGCAGCTGCCGTCCAGGAACTGCTTGGAGGCAAGTTTGGCGAAATGTCTACTCTCAATAACTATATGTTCCAATCCTTCAACTTCAGGAGTAAAAAGAAGCTGAAGCCATTCTACGATCTGGTCGCCAGCATAACCGCAGAAGAGTTTGGCCATGTGGAACTGGTGACAAATGCAATCAATCTGCTCTCGAAAGGAAATACCTTTCCTGGTGATCCGGATATTGCACCGCTTCAGAACGGGAAGGATGCACGAAACACTTATCATTTTATAGCCTCTGCCCAGACTGGCCTTCCCGGCGACTCAATGGGAAGGGCATGGACCGGGGACAATGTGTTCAGCAGCGGCAATCTGGTGCTGGATCTTCTTCATAATTTTTTCCTGGAAGTCGGTGCCAGGACACATAAAATGCGCGTTTATGAGATGACAGATCACCCTGTTGCAAGGGAAATGATCGGCTATCTTCTGGTCAGGGGAGGTACACACATATTAGCCTACGCAAAAGCGCTCGATATCGCGACTGGCGTCGACTTAACAAAGATGCTGCCCATTCCCGACTTAAGCAACTCCCGATTTGATGCAGCGCGGAAGTTTGAAGAAAAAGGGCTCAGCAATGTTCTTTATACATGGAGTGACACGGATTTTAAGGGAATAGGCCAGATTTGGAAAGGGACAAATCCGGAAAACGGCGAGCCGCTGAAAGTCATTTACGGTACGCCTGAAGGCGGCCCGGTACCTGATCTTGATGAGCTCCCGGAAGAATTTGCACCTGGCATTACAAAAGATGATTATGAAAGGATCGCCAAACGGCTGCTGGAGGGACTTTAA
- a CDS encoding YuzF family protein, whose translation MDGTAVSFNSSFDPYVYQAALTLIGDSVTVQTTHGSVRGVLINALPDHLVVESARTPFYIRIQQIVWIFPG comes from the coding sequence ATGGACGGAACAGCAGTTTCTTTTAATTCAAGCTTCGATCCTTATGTATACCAGGCCGCCCTTACTTTAATAGGTGATTCTGTAACAGTGCAGACCACTCATGGATCTGTAAGGGGCGTCTTGATTAATGCCCTGCCGGACCACCTGGTAGTCGAGTCTGCCAGGACACCATTCTATATCCGCATTCAGCAGATTGTCTGGATTTTTCCAGGCTAA
- the trhO gene encoding oxygen-dependent tRNA uridine(34) hydroxylase TrhO, which translates to MDTQSYRILLYYKYVHIEDPAAQREEHLNFCNGIGLKGRVLISEEGINGTVSGTVEQTQAYIDMMDNHPLFKGTVFKIDEAEGHAFRKMRVRVRKELVNLSLEDDVDPLKLTGTHLEPKEFFEKMQDPDTVVLDARNDYEYDLGHFKGAIKPDIQNFRELPEWIKENKDKFEGKKILTYCTGGVRCEKFSGWLLKEGFEDVGQLHGGIVTYGKDPEVRGKLWDGQCYVFDDRISVPVNQEEHVIVGRDYYTGEPCERYVRCANPECNKQILSSEENEHKYLRSCSHDCRVHPRNRYISEHGLSEEEVAKRMKKLEEEAVQS; encoded by the coding sequence ATGGATACACAATCATATAGAATTTTGCTTTATTACAAATATGTTCATATAGAAGATCCTGCGGCACAAAGAGAAGAACACTTGAATTTCTGCAACGGCATCGGCCTTAAGGGACGTGTGCTGATCTCTGAAGAGGGCATCAACGGCACCGTGTCAGGCACGGTTGAGCAGACACAGGCCTATATCGACATGATGGACAATCATCCATTATTCAAAGGTACAGTGTTCAAGATTGATGAGGCAGAAGGGCATGCATTCAGAAAAATGCGCGTCAGAGTCAGAAAAGAACTTGTGAACCTGAGCCTTGAAGATGATGTCGATCCATTAAAGCTGACAGGGACACATTTAGAACCAAAAGAGTTTTTTGAAAAGATGCAGGACCCGGATACTGTCGTCCTCGATGCGAGAAATGACTATGAATACGACCTTGGACATTTCAAGGGGGCAATTAAGCCGGATATCCAAAATTTCCGTGAGCTTCCTGAATGGATCAAGGAAAACAAAGATAAGTTTGAGGGCAAGAAGATTCTTACCTATTGTACTGGAGGCGTCCGCTGCGAAAAGTTCTCCGGGTGGCTTCTTAAAGAAGGATTTGAGGATGTCGGCCAGCTGCATGGGGGCATCGTAACGTACGGTAAAGATCCTGAGGTGCGCGGCAAGCTGTGGGATGGCCAATGCTATGTGTTCGATGACCGGATCAGTGTTCCTGTCAACCAGGAGGAGCATGTCATCGTCGGCCGTGACTATTACACAGGCGAGCCTTGCGAAAGATATGTAAGGTGCGCAAACCCCGAATGCAATAAGCAAATCCTGAGCTCTGAAGAAAATGAGCATAAATATCTGCGGAGCTGCAGCCATGATTGCCGGGTGCACCCTCGCAACCGCTATATCAGCGAACATGGCCTTTCAGAAGAAGAAGTGGCTAAGAGAATGAAGAAACTTGAAGAAGAAGCTGTTCAATCTTGA
- a CDS encoding pyridoxamine 5'-phosphate oxidase family protein, producing the protein MFPMRQSMLEVKGPEKISTFLKGARTGYLGLNDSSYPYVVPLNFIWQDDCIYFHGASEGRKMELLLNNPHVCFTVSEDFGTLTDPVPAKTDTAYMSVMIFGKAFVLSDIDEATMVMQNMLDKYVPGYFQAPLPKAHVDKYRSSLGSRTAVIKICPDAITAKGNFAEEERKYYPGKTAAADLK; encoded by the coding sequence ATGTTTCCAATGCGCCAATCAATGCTTGAAGTCAAAGGTCCGGAGAAAATCAGCACCTTCCTTAAGGGGGCCAGAACAGGATATCTTGGACTCAATGACAGTTCTTACCCTTATGTGGTGCCTCTTAATTTTATTTGGCAGGATGATTGTATCTATTTTCATGGAGCTTCTGAAGGAAGGAAAATGGAGCTGCTGCTAAACAATCCGCATGTCTGCTTTACGGTAAGCGAAGATTTCGGCACACTTACCGACCCCGTCCCCGCAAAAACAGATACAGCTTATATGAGTGTCATGATATTTGGAAAAGCATTTGTGCTATCCGATATAGATGAAGCAACTATGGTTATGCAGAACATGCTCGACAAGTATGTACCCGGCTACTTCCAGGCACCGCTGCCAAAAGCCCATGTAGATAAATACCGTTCTTCGCTAGGAAGCAGGACAGCAGTTATAAAAATCTGTCCTGATGCTATAACAGCAAAAGGTAATTTTGCCGAAGAAGAAAGAAAGTACTATCCAGGCAAAACAGCAGCTGCCGATCTTAAGTGA
- the pdxR gene encoding MocR-like pyridoxine biosynthesis transcription factor PdxR yields MTPFLDRESQMPLYVQLYQYIKSEIESGKIKPGEKLPSIRRFSQFLDVSKNTVEEAYQQLLAEGYAESRPKSGIIVNKLDEFPLKQEKEQLPVILKAELEKPKIDFQYGHIDAVAFPARRWKNALSEAAFDLSLLQYGDKQGQFSLRRELTGYLYRSRGIECTPEQIIITSGTQNSISVIMSILELRGEVIAMENPGYDGVGKVLLHQGGIVEPVTVEEDGISVEELAEKRAKAVYVTPSHQFPLGMVLSINKRLKLLKWAAETGGYIVEDDYDSEFRYQGQPIPPLKSLDPNDRVIYLGTLSKSFLPAARLSYIVLPPALMAGYKRDFSLYSQPVSPIIQEAAARFMKEGDFDQHIRKMRVLYQAKHKVLLESVSSMMEHKAAVIGQKAGLHILIKLEGRKSEELAAKAAKKGVKVYPANQYWAGGEGDDLIMLGFGGLSPEEIAEGIKLLSEAWID; encoded by the coding sequence ATGACGCCGTTTTTAGACAGGGAAAGCCAGATGCCTTTATATGTTCAGCTATATCAGTATATCAAGTCGGAAATCGAGTCAGGAAAAATAAAGCCAGGGGAAAAGCTTCCTTCCATCCGCAGGTTTTCCCAATTTCTGGACGTAAGCAAAAATACAGTGGAAGAGGCGTATCAGCAGCTGTTGGCAGAAGGCTATGCCGAAAGCAGGCCGAAGAGCGGGATCATTGTAAACAAATTAGATGAATTTCCATTGAAGCAGGAGAAAGAACAATTGCCTGTTATATTAAAAGCAGAGCTGGAAAAACCCAAGATAGATTTCCAATATGGCCATATTGATGCAGTAGCTTTTCCAGCCAGAAGATGGAAAAACGCCCTGTCTGAAGCAGCCTTTGATCTCTCTCTTTTGCAATATGGAGACAAGCAAGGCCAATTTTCCCTAAGGAGAGAGCTGACAGGGTATTTGTACAGATCCAGGGGTATAGAGTGCACTCCAGAACAAATCATCATCACCTCAGGAACCCAAAACAGCATTTCAGTGATTATGAGCATACTCGAGCTTCGCGGAGAAGTGATAGCGATGGAAAATCCAGGCTATGACGGGGTGGGAAAAGTGCTGCTGCATCAAGGGGGAATAGTAGAGCCAGTCACTGTGGAGGAAGATGGAATCAGTGTTGAAGAGCTTGCAGAAAAGAGGGCGAAGGCGGTTTATGTGACACCTTCCCATCAATTTCCGCTGGGTATGGTCCTTTCAATCAATAAACGGCTGAAACTGCTGAAGTGGGCTGCGGAAACTGGCGGTTATATTGTGGAGGATGATTATGACAGCGAGTTCAGATATCAGGGACAGCCGATTCCGCCGCTTAAAAGTCTGGATCCTAATGATCGCGTCATTTACCTTGGAACTCTTTCCAAATCCTTTCTTCCTGCTGCCCGTCTGAGCTATATTGTTTTGCCGCCGGCCCTTATGGCTGGCTATAAAAGGGACTTCAGCCTGTACAGCCAGCCAGTCTCTCCCATTATCCAAGAAGCTGCAGCACGTTTTATGAAGGAAGGGGACTTTGACCAGCATATCCGGAAAATGCGAGTCCTTTATCAGGCAAAGCATAAAGTACTGCTGGAGTCGGTAAGTTCTATGATGGAACATAAAGCCGCTGTGATTGGGCAAAAGGCAGGGCTTCATATCCTCATAAAGCTGGAAGGGAGGAAGAGTGAAGAGCTGGCTGCCAAGGCTGCCAAAAAAGGCGTAAAAGTGTATCCCGCGAACCAGTATTGGGCAGGTGGAGAAGGTGATGACTTGATAATGCTGGGGTTTGGAGGACTTTCTCCCGAAGAAATAGCTGAAGGAATTAAGCTTCTTAGCGAGGCTTGGATTGATTAA
- the arcA gene encoding arginine deiminase, whose product MKHPLHVTSEIGELKSVLLHRPGKEVENLTPQYLKRLLFDDIPYLPAIQKEHDYFAGVLSNRGIEVLYLDKLMTETLAQPEIHSRFTEQILMESQSNVNGSFEAVSEYLNSLPADELVRKVMAGVRKNEIDLKEKVHLHEIMADSYPFFLDPMPNLYFTRDPAAVIGKGITINNMNEPARRRESIFMDYIIKHHPRFKEHDIPVFFNRDEHYTLEGGDELVLSREVAAIGVSARTSAQGIEKLARELFARQEDIKKVVAVEIPKSRAFMHLDTVFTMIDHDKFTYHPAIESTDGKMKIYILEQGNSGDLKITEKDSLVETLKEVLNLPELVLLPCGGGDVIAAAREQWNDGSNTLAIAPGVVVTYDRNYVSNDMMRQNGIEVLEIMSSELSRGRGGPRCMSMPIVREEL is encoded by the coding sequence ATGAAGCATCCGTTACATGTTACTTCGGAAATAGGAGAGTTGAAGTCGGTCCTTCTGCACAGGCCCGGCAAGGAGGTAGAAAACCTTACCCCTCAATACTTAAAAAGGCTGTTATTTGATGATATCCCCTATTTGCCGGCGATTCAAAAGGAACATGATTATTTTGCAGGAGTTCTAAGCAATCGGGGCATTGAAGTGCTTTATCTTGATAAGCTGATGACAGAAACGCTTGCACAGCCTGAAATCCACAGCCGGTTCACAGAACAGATCCTGATGGAAAGCCAGTCGAATGTAAATGGCTCTTTTGAGGCAGTCTCTGAATATTTGAATTCACTGCCGGCAGATGAACTAGTGAGGAAAGTAATGGCCGGGGTACGGAAGAATGAAATTGATTTAAAAGAAAAAGTGCACCTTCATGAAATCATGGCGGATTCTTACCCATTCTTCCTTGATCCGATGCCAAATTTATATTTCACAAGAGATCCTGCAGCAGTCATCGGCAAAGGTATAACCATTAACAATATGAATGAACCGGCCAGAAGACGGGAATCCATTTTCATGGATTATATCATCAAGCATCACCCCCGCTTCAAAGAGCATGATATCCCTGTTTTCTTTAATCGGGATGAACATTATACACTCGAAGGCGGAGACGAGCTGGTGCTGAGCAGGGAAGTCGCTGCCATTGGTGTCAGTGCCAGGACATCTGCCCAGGGAATTGAAAAGCTGGCAAGGGAATTATTTGCCCGCCAGGAGGATATAAAGAAGGTAGTAGCTGTCGAAATCCCTAAATCACGGGCATTCATGCATCTGGATACTGTGTTCACCATGATTGACCATGATAAATTCACCTACCACCCTGCAATTGAATCTACCGATGGGAAAATGAAGATATATATTCTGGAGCAGGGGAACTCTGGTGATCTGAAAATTACCGAAAAGGACAGCCTTGTAGAAACACTTAAAGAAGTCCTGAACCTTCCTGAGCTGGTCCTCTTGCCTTGCGGAGGCGGAGATGTCATTGCAGCAGCCAGGGAGCAATGGAATGACGGCTCCAATACCCTGGCAATTGCCCCTGGAGTAGTGGTTACCTATGACCGTAATTATGTTTCCAATGATATGATGAGGCAAAATGGCATCGAGGTCCTCGAAATCATGAGCTCTGAACTTTCGCGCGGCAGAGGCGGACCTCGCTGTATGAGCATGCCGATTGTCAGAGAAGAACTATAA